Proteins encoded by one window of Orbaceae bacterium BiB:
- a CDS encoding fimbrial protein has protein sequence MFGRSQRYIVGLLLLLGVIIHAQATNLYIKGVLIDDPCSMIPNDGNMYVDFGEITDKDLYNSRRIEAPFYIELTECSSSAIKTLTVKFSGKESTKQPGLLALDSSSLASGIAIGIENNGIALPINGQQGATFPFQNGNSSLPFTAYVQADPDVLAQKNVGLGPFTATATFVFEYN, from the coding sequence GTGTTCGGTCGAAGTCAGCGTTATATTGTTGGTTTACTGTTATTACTGGGCGTAATTATTCACGCACAAGCAACCAATCTTTATATAAAAGGTGTTCTTATCGATGATCCTTGTTCGATGATTCCCAATGACGGCAATATGTATGTTGATTTTGGTGAAATAACTGACAAAGATCTTTATAACTCTCGTCGTATTGAAGCGCCTTTTTATATTGAATTAACCGAGTGTAGCTCTAGTGCTATCAAAACATTAACGGTGAAGTTTTCTGGTAAGGAAAGTACTAAACAACCTGGATTATTAGCATTAGATAGCTCGAGTCTCGCTTCTGGTATTGCTATTGGTATAGAAAATAATGGTATAGCCTTACCCATTAATGGCCAGCAAGGTGCTACGTTTCCTTTCCAAAATGGTAATAGCTCATTACCATTTACAGCTTATGTTCAAGCCGATCCTGATGTACTTGCACAAAAAAATGTCGGGTTAGGACCTTTTACAGCAACTGCCACATTTGTATTTGAATATAACTAG
- a CDS encoding heavy-metal-associated domain-containing protein, which translates to MKLIVDNMSCNHCVKAVTKAINEIDAKAVVTVDLAKKEVTIEGGTISQEDAIKAIDNAGYQFVGVAY; encoded by the coding sequence ATGAAATTGATCGTTGATAATATGAGCTGTAATCATTGTGTCAAAGCAGTGACCAAAGCCATTAATGAAATTGATGCCAAAGCGGTTGTTACTGTTGATTTAGCTAAAAAAGAAGTGACAATTGAAGGTGGTACAATTTCTCAAGAAGATGCAATTAAAGCGATTGATAACGCTGGTTATCAGTTCGTCGGTGTTGCTTATTAA
- a CDS encoding fimbrial protein, with amino-acid sequence MKKLLFILFISYCYIPQAFSFVCYNQLTGNKVASNGTTIIPIQIDSDIIRGENIFANVGDYIFCENQQPYFYVDHLELNAGGIIPGSAISYLDNGVYINGSRILSQNAPKTNIFSIADSKIHPIDIDMFFVVPSGIGSSLVIEANQTLMTLKLHKYSTPNSSHGYEGVHEDFTWTFVAANRAVLQAGSCDINNNEPIIVDFGLVRKASVKNTGADSVSKDVNLDIDCHDSSLNNQQVKVTLSAQQASFSNDFIAVSDNTDLGIEIAHNDQVIAPFTGFISYINNGVGNEQIRVSVVKKTTVNSSDLKDGSFNASGSLIVSLP; translated from the coding sequence ATGAAGAAATTATTATTTATTTTATTTATTAGCTATTGCTATATACCACAAGCCTTTTCATTTGTTTGTTATAATCAATTGACGGGCAATAAAGTTGCCTCCAATGGGACAACGATTATTCCAATCCAAATCGATTCAGATATTATAAGAGGTGAAAATATTTTTGCTAATGTTGGTGATTATATCTTTTGTGAGAATCAGCAGCCTTATTTTTATGTTGATCATTTAGAGCTAAATGCAGGGGGGATTATACCTGGTTCAGCGATTAGTTATTTGGATAATGGTGTCTATATTAATGGCAGTCGAATTTTATCTCAAAATGCTCCTAAAACTAATATTTTTTCGATAGCTGATAGTAAAATTCATCCAATTGATATTGATATGTTTTTTGTTGTACCTAGTGGTATCGGTTCAAGTTTAGTTATTGAAGCTAATCAAACATTAATGACATTAAAGTTGCATAAATACAGTACCCCTAACTCTAGTCATGGTTATGAAGGGGTTCATGAAGATTTTACTTGGACATTTGTTGCCGCTAACCGAGCTGTACTACAAGCAGGGAGTTGTGATATTAATAACAATGAGCCGATTATCGTTGATTTCGGTCTGGTGAGAAAAGCGTCTGTAAAAAATACCGGCGCCGATAGTGTCAGTAAAGATGTTAATCTTGATATTGATTGCCATGATAGTAGTTTGAATAATCAACAAGTTAAAGTAACATTAAGTGCACAACAAGCCAGTTTTTCAAATGATTTCATTGCAGTTTCAGATAATACTGATTTAGGGATTGAAATTGCGCATAATGATCAAGTAATAGCCCCTTTTACTGGATTTATATCCTATATCAATAATGGTGTAGGTAATGAGCAAATTCGAGTTTCGGTTGTTAAAAAAACAACTGTAAATAGTAGCGATCTTAAAGATGGTTCGTTTAATGCGAGCGGTTCTTTGATTGTGTCTTTACCGTAA
- a CDS encoding fimbria/pilus outer membrane usher protein: MSSKLKKAHIVSFIALAVNFALVKTSYATDFVQFNVDVLDLEDRGNIDLNKFAMPGYIMPGTYPFKVRLNNESIGTYPITYAQSSSDENQSEVCLEPKLVNKFGLKSSILKSLIWSSNNQCLVLSSLPGLDVKGDIATESLNITVPQAYLEYRSENWEPASMWDEGIPGIMFDYNVTGQMNNSYKNDHKYYNLNGNGVIGANLEGWRLRADWQGRSNHSWGNTSSGTNGNTFDFSRIYAYTSLSSINAKLSVGENYLTSSLFDTFRYTGMSLNTDLNMLPPNLRGYAPEVTGVAATNATVIISQAGRVIYQTQVPAGPFAIQDLPSGITGQLDVEVQEQSGSVQQYQVNTANIPYLTRPGQVRYSAAIGRPTDMRHHTNGELFLTGEFSWGISNGWSVFGGSINSPNYDALALGVGRDLDSFGAISFDYTQSFARLPTESSMITGGSLRINYSKRFDEYNSQIQFAGYRFTQRNFMSMSDFLAVSGRYEDLSNSKELYTISLNKTFNDSQMSVYFNYDHQTYWNAPNSDRYSLMISKYFDIGSIKHISASLSAYRQVINHRNNDGLFFSFSIPLNSSSYLGYSLTTTRDETINQANYYNSIDNKTSYQLSAGHSNQGATASGYISHQANNAQLTANASYINNEYASFGVGVKGGVTITADGADLHRISRLGGTRLLVDTDGVEGIPVKANGPEVMSNKLGKVVIPDVNSYYKNKIKIDLNRLPDNAEVTDSVQQLTLTEGAIGYRKFVVLSGQKRMVNLKMSDGSSVPFSAQIVNNNQQETGIVDDNGLAYISGIKPNEEMFIKWNGKAQCSIRFPADLSDDSEQLTLICQNIPQ; encoded by the coding sequence ATGTCTTCTAAGCTTAAAAAAGCTCATATTGTATCGTTTATTGCTTTAGCGGTAAATTTTGCATTAGTTAAAACATCATATGCTACCGATTTTGTGCAATTTAATGTTGATGTATTGGATTTAGAGGACAGAGGAAATATTGACCTAAATAAATTTGCGATGCCAGGTTATATTATGCCTGGAACTTATCCATTTAAAGTACGTCTTAATAACGAGTCAATTGGTACTTATCCGATTACTTATGCTCAATCATCATCGGATGAAAACCAGAGTGAAGTCTGTTTAGAACCTAAGTTAGTTAATAAATTTGGACTAAAATCATCGATATTAAAATCATTGATTTGGTCAAGTAACAATCAGTGTTTAGTATTAAGCAGTTTACCTGGTCTTGATGTAAAGGGTGATATTGCGACTGAATCACTGAATATTACTGTCCCTCAAGCCTATTTGGAATATCGAAGTGAGAATTGGGAGCCTGCATCGATGTGGGATGAAGGTATACCTGGGATCATGTTCGATTACAATGTGACCGGCCAAATGAATAATAGCTATAAAAATGATCATAAATACTATAATTTGAATGGTAATGGTGTGATTGGTGCTAACTTAGAAGGCTGGCGATTACGTGCTGATTGGCAAGGTCGATCTAATCACTCTTGGGGAAATACATCATCAGGTACTAACGGTAATACATTTGATTTTAGTCGTATTTATGCTTATACCTCGTTATCAAGTATTAATGCAAAATTAAGTGTAGGTGAAAACTATTTAACTTCATCACTATTTGATACTTTTCGTTATACGGGAATGAGCTTAAATACTGATTTAAATATGTTACCACCGAATTTACGCGGGTATGCACCAGAAGTGACAGGTGTTGCTGCCACTAATGCGACGGTCATTATCAGCCAAGCTGGACGTGTTATTTATCAAACACAGGTTCCTGCTGGCCCTTTTGCTATTCAAGATTTACCAAGTGGTATTACTGGCCAGCTTGATGTTGAAGTTCAAGAACAGAGCGGTTCAGTACAACAGTATCAAGTTAATACCGCTAATATTCCTTATTTAACACGTCCAGGACAAGTGCGTTATAGTGCAGCGATTGGACGTCCGACTGATATGAGACATCATACTAATGGTGAGCTGTTCTTAACTGGAGAGTTTTCATGGGGTATTTCAAATGGTTGGTCGGTATTTGGTGGTAGTATTAATAGTCCAAATTATGATGCACTTGCACTTGGTGTCGGTCGTGACTTAGACAGTTTTGGTGCTATTTCATTTGACTACACGCAATCTTTTGCGCGTTTACCGACAGAATCTTCGATGATTACAGGTGGTTCATTGCGTATCAACTACTCTAAACGATTTGATGAATATAATAGCCAGATCCAGTTTGCAGGTTATCGTTTTACACAACGTAATTTTATGAGTATGTCTGATTTCCTTGCTGTTTCAGGAAGATACGAAGATCTTAGTAATAGTAAAGAACTTTATACAATATCGTTGAACAAAACATTTAATGATTCACAAATGTCGGTTTATTTCAATTATGATCATCAAACTTATTGGAATGCACCAAATTCTGATCGTTATAGCTTAATGATCTCTAAATATTTTGATATTGGTTCAATTAAGCATATTAGTGCTTCTTTATCTGCATATCGTCAGGTGATTAATCATCGTAATAATGATGGGTTGTTTTTCTCATTTAGTATTCCGCTTAATAGCTCAAGTTATTTAGGTTACTCATTAACAACAACTCGAGATGAGACAATTAATCAGGCCAATTATTACAATAGCATTGATAATAAAACATCTTATCAATTGAGTGCAGGTCATTCAAATCAAGGTGCAACAGCGAGTGGTTATATTTCTCATCAGGCAAATAATGCACAATTAACTGCTAATGCTAGCTATATTAATAATGAATATGCTTCATTTGGTGTCGGAGTGAAAGGTGGAGTCACTATTACGGCCGATGGTGCAGATTTACATCGCATATCGCGTTTAGGTGGAACTCGATTATTAGTTGATACAGATGGTGTTGAAGGTATCCCTGTTAAAGCGAATGGACCTGAAGTTATGTCAAACAAATTAGGTAAAGTTGTTATACCTGATGTAAATAGTTATTATAAAAATAAGATAAAAATTGATCTTAATCGATTGCCTGATAATGCAGAAGTGACTGATTCTGTTCAACAATTAACTTTAACCGAAGGTGCGATTGGTTACCGTAAGTTTGTTGTCTTGTCTGGACAGAAAAGAATGGTCAATCTGAAGATGAGTGATGGTAGTTCAGTGCCATTTAGTGCACAAATTGTGAACAATAATCAGCAGGAAACAGGTATTGTTGACGATAACGGCCTAGCTTATATCAGTGGAATTAAACCGAATGAAGAGATGTTTATTAAATGGAACGGTAAAGCACAATGCAGCATACGTTTTCCTGCAGATTTAAGTGATGATTCCGAACAATTAACATTAATATGTCAGAATATTCCGCAATAA
- a CDS encoding fimbrial protein codes for MQVNRRLINPISMGTIALMMSCTFTASADFSNSNLRQPINEWSGMDGQIGKIYVHGTLTESTCRLAMDSAYQAINLGNISTAELQKVGDTGPAVSLDINLLDCVRHDTSMENFDTGTTTWSYIQPAVKVRFLATTINDSTSVIKVLGAKGLGIQISNSAGDVIPVGMSTPPQLLALNNDSLKYYITPVRTAQSLKAGQYYAVINFELIYD; via the coding sequence ATGCAAGTGAATAGACGATTAATTAACCCTATTTCGATGGGAACTATAGCATTGATGATGAGCTGTACTTTTACAGCCTCAGCTGATTTTAGTAACTCCAATCTCAGACAACCTATTAATGAGTGGAGTGGCATGGATGGCCAAATTGGTAAAATCTATGTGCATGGTACATTAACTGAAAGCACTTGTAGATTAGCGATGGACTCAGCTTATCAAGCAATTAATTTGGGTAATATATCAACAGCGGAGTTACAGAAGGTTGGAGACACTGGTCCAGCAGTTTCACTCGATATTAATTTACTTGACTGTGTGCGTCATGATACTAGCATGGAAAATTTTGATACAGGAACGACTACTTGGAGTTATATACAGCCAGCTGTTAAAGTCCGTTTCCTTGCTACAACGATTAATGATAGCACTTCGGTGATAAAAGTATTGGGAGCTAAAGGATTGGGGATACAAATTTCTAATTCTGCTGGTGATGTGATACCTGTTGGTATGTCGACTCCACCACAATTGCTGGCACTTAATAATGATAGTTTAAAATATTATATTACACCAGTTAGAACTGCTCAATCTCTTAAAGCGGGTCAATATTATGCAGTGATTAATTTTGAACTTATTTATGATTAA
- a CDS encoding fimbrial protein, producing the protein MTNHIMVLTLLMLFTTYSNSEPANFDGKVEMKGHIYDSACTIDTGSLDQTVSMGNTAIHELLEHGIGPNKSFSIKLIDCDFGKNPNGVKGDLGITFDGPRDGDIFMVSGDASGVGLTISSETQDQIVPGQIDKLMRNEIHVENNFTVLTYHVQLVKLSNSLISGDYYTTLSFKLDYN; encoded by the coding sequence ATGACTAACCATATAATGGTATTAACACTATTAATGCTATTCACAACATATTCTAATTCTGAGCCTGCTAATTTTGACGGTAAAGTCGAAATGAAAGGGCACATTTATGACTCAGCTTGTACGATTGATACTGGATCACTGGACCAAACAGTTAGTATGGGTAATACCGCCATTCATGAGTTGTTAGAGCATGGTATTGGACCTAATAAATCTTTCAGTATCAAATTAATTGATTGTGATTTTGGTAAAAATCCTAATGGTGTTAAAGGTGATTTAGGTATCACGTTTGATGGACCTCGTGATGGTGATATTTTTATGGTTTCGGGTGATGCGTCAGGTGTTGGCCTAACGATTTCTAGTGAAACGCAAGATCAGATCGTTCCTGGTCAAATTGATAAGCTAATGCGTAATGAGATTCATGTTGAGAACAATTTTACTGTATTAACTTACCACGTTCAGCTTGTGAAACTGAGTAATAGCTTGATATCAGGTGACTATTACACCACTCTCAGTTTTAAACTTGATTATAACTAA
- a CDS encoding fimbrial protein produces MKLSQIALATLLSAGLATSAIAATSNTGSGTVTFKGSIISGACSIAPGSVDQTVELGSINKAVLLNKGSSNPRTFTIELEDCDTSVANSVSITFSGNANSTDTTLLGISSSAGAAIQITDGNGTPIKLGETTSDTHKLQEGSNTLLFSAYVTGVGTDINEGAFESISNFVLSYE; encoded by the coding sequence ATGAAACTTTCTCAAATCGCTTTAGCAACATTACTTTCAGCAGGCTTAGCAACATCAGCAATCGCAGCAACTAGCAATACAGGCAGTGGTACTGTTACTTTTAAAGGATCAATTATTTCAGGTGCATGTTCTATCGCTCCAGGTTCAGTTGATCAAACTGTTGAATTAGGAAGTATTAATAAAGCTGTTCTTTTAAATAAAGGTTCTAGTAATCCAAGAACATTTACTATCGAGCTAGAAGATTGTGATACATCTGTTGCAAATAGCGTATCTATCACATTTAGTGGTAATGCAAATAGTACTGATACTACATTATTAGGTATTAGTTCAAGTGCTGGCGCAGCAATTCAGATTACTGATGGTAATGGTACTCCTATCAAATTAGGTGAAACAACAAGTGATACACATAAGCTACAAGAGGGTTCAAATACTCTATTATTCAGTGCTTATGTAACTGGTGTTGGTACAGATATTAATGAAGGGGCTTTTGAGTCTATTTCTAATTTCGTTTTATCTTACGAATAA
- the ilvB gene encoding acetolactate synthase large subunit codes for MQQFNSRPKLTLTGAELIVKILENFGITTVSGIPGGAILPFYDALGQSKTIKHILTRHEQAAGFIAQGMTRTSGKPAVCLASSGPGATNLLTAIADAKLDSIPIVCITGQVSSSTIGTDAFQEVDTYGISIPITKHNYLVRSIEELPNIIQNAFRIAQSGRPGPVWIDIPKDIQTATIKIDSLPEYPKIEHSSDLIHNLITQAADLINQANNPVLYLGGGIVFADAHKYAEQLAEKANIPTTTTLMALGSIDSEHPLSLGMLGMHAKRSTNFILQEADLLIVLGARFDDRAIGKTAEFCPNAKIIHVDIDRAELGKIRQPDIAINADVAQVLELLLPQIAAQSRTSWLTRVNQLQQQYPSFHHSDELLNHYGLIKAVANIAGSDAIITTDVGQHQMWVAQAYPFSQPRQLLTSGGLGTMGFGLPAAIGAAIEAPKRKVICFTGDGSIMMNIQELATMAEHNLDIKIILLNNQALGLVYQQQTLFYGERIFSSTSPYQADFIKIAQGFGIKACQLNQQEDPLQALTIALNSVGPCLIQVDIDINEKVYPMVPPGAANIEMVGE; via the coding sequence ATGCAACAATTCAATAGTCGTCCCAAATTAACATTAACTGGCGCGGAGTTAATTGTCAAAATACTGGAAAACTTTGGTATTACGACGGTTTCTGGTATTCCTGGCGGCGCTATTCTGCCTTTTTATGATGCACTTGGGCAGAGTAAAACAATTAAACATATTTTAACTCGTCATGAACAAGCTGCTGGGTTTATCGCCCAAGGAATGACTCGTACCAGTGGAAAACCAGCCGTTTGTCTCGCATCAAGTGGCCCAGGAGCAACCAATCTATTAACCGCTATTGCCGATGCAAAACTTGACTCAATTCCAATTGTTTGTATTACCGGGCAAGTTTCATCATCAACCATCGGTACTGATGCTTTTCAAGAGGTTGATACTTATGGAATATCAATCCCGATTACTAAACATAACTATTTAGTTCGCTCTATTGAAGAACTTCCGAATATTATCCAAAATGCCTTTCGTATTGCTCAATCAGGTCGACCAGGACCGGTATGGATAGATATCCCAAAAGATATTCAAACTGCAACAATTAAAATAGATTCACTGCCTGAATATCCTAAAATTGAGCACAGTTCTGACCTCATCCACAATCTCATTACACAAGCTGCAGATTTAATTAACCAAGCAAATAATCCTGTTTTATATTTAGGTGGAGGCATTGTTTTTGCTGATGCTCATAAATATGCCGAACAATTGGCAGAAAAAGCCAATATTCCAACGACCACAACCTTGATGGCACTAGGCTCAATAGATAGTGAACACCCTTTATCACTTGGTATGCTGGGGATGCATGCTAAAAGAAGTACAAATTTTATTTTACAAGAGGCTGATCTATTAATCGTACTTGGTGCTCGATTTGATGATAGAGCAATTGGTAAAACCGCAGAGTTTTGTCCTAATGCGAAGATTATACATGTTGATATTGATCGCGCTGAACTGGGCAAAATTAGACAACCTGATATTGCTATTAATGCCGATGTTGCTCAAGTACTTGAGCTTTTGTTACCACAGATTGCAGCGCAATCGAGAACATCTTGGTTAACCCGCGTAAATCAATTACAACAACAATATCCTAGCTTTCATCATAGTGATGAACTATTAAACCATTATGGTTTAATTAAGGCTGTGGCCAATATAGCTGGTAGCGATGCGATTATTACAACAGATGTTGGCCAACACCAAATGTGGGTAGCGCAAGCCTATCCGTTTAGTCAACCTAGACAATTACTAACTTCTGGTGGTCTTGGTACAATGGGCTTTGGTCTACCAGCTGCGATCGGGGCCGCCATTGAGGCGCCAAAGCGCAAGGTCATCTGTTTTACCGGTGATGGTAGTATTATGATGAATATTCAAGAACTTGCGACTATGGCAGAACATAATCTGGATATTAAAATAATTCTACTCAATAATCAGGCATTAGGATTGGTATACCAACAACAAACACTATTTTATGGTGAACGAATTTTTTCATCTACTTCGCCATATCAAGCTGATTTTATTAAAATCGCTCAAGGATTTGGGATTAAAGCATGCCAGCTGAATCAACAAGAAGACCCTTTGCAAGCTTTAACAATAGCGCTAAATAGTGTAGGCCCTTGTCTGATTCAGGTTGATATTGATATTAATGAAAAAGTTTACCCAATGGTACCACCTGGTGCAGCAAATATTGAAATGGTAGGAGAATAA
- the ilvN gene encoding acetolactate synthase small subunit, giving the protein MQKHHKQITLTLTVLNHPGVMTHICGLFARRAFNVEGILCLPLNGSGYSRIWLLVQDDERLPQMISQVEKLEDVQDVIQSKNCQIFEQLSTLKDI; this is encoded by the coding sequence ATGCAAAAACATCATAAACAAATTACATTAACTCTAACAGTTTTAAATCATCCCGGTGTCATGACACATATTTGTGGTTTATTCGCAAGAAGAGCTTTTAATGTAGAAGGTATTTTATGTTTACCGCTAAATGGATCAGGTTATAGCCGTATCTGGCTGTTGGTTCAAGATGATGAACGTTTACCACAAATGATCAGTCAGGTAGAAAAATTAGAAGATGTCCAAGATGTTATACAAAGTAAGAATTGTCAAATTTTTGAACAATTAAGTACACTAAAAGATATTTAG
- a CDS encoding fimbria/pilus periplasmic chaperone: MKISQIRHLLLVGTFIASSVISASALSAISLDRTRVIFEGTQKSVSLNIANKNKQLPYLAQGWIENSEGQKITTPFVVLPPIQRIEPDKASQVRIESLPEVKKLPQDRESLFYFNLREIPPKSDKPNVLQLALQSKIKMFYRPAGLVEQGENSIPAQQLVISKKGEAVIVQNPTPFYITIVNCASSKSGLSKTNMNAAMIAPFGETKLGIKASILGNKPILTYINDYGGRPDLAFNCQGNVCHVVPEPK; this comes from the coding sequence ATGAAAATTAGTCAAATTCGTCATTTGCTCTTAGTGGGAACATTCATTGCGAGCAGTGTAATTTCAGCAAGTGCATTATCTGCGATTTCATTGGATCGTACTCGTGTTATTTTTGAGGGAACTCAAAAATCAGTATCATTAAATATTGCTAATAAAAATAAACAGTTACCTTATCTGGCTCAAGGCTGGATTGAAAATAGTGAAGGGCAAAAAATAACAACTCCATTTGTGGTATTACCACCGATTCAACGTATTGAACCAGATAAAGCAAGCCAAGTACGAATTGAGTCTTTACCCGAAGTGAAAAAGTTACCGCAAGATAGAGAGAGTCTTTTTTACTTTAACCTGCGTGAAATTCCACCAAAAAGTGATAAACCGAATGTGTTACAGCTTGCTTTACAATCGAAAATTAAGATGTTTTATCGACCAGCAGGTCTTGTTGAACAAGGTGAAAACTCGATTCCAGCACAACAATTAGTGATCAGTAAAAAAGGTGAAGCAGTGATTGTACAAAATCCAACACCTTTTTATATCACTATTGTTAATTGTGCATCGTCAAAATCGGGGCTAAGCAAAACGAATATGAATGCGGCAATGATTGCTCCATTTGGTGAGACAAAACTTGGTATTAAGGCTTCTATTTTGGGTAATAAACCAATATTAACCTATATTAATGATTATGGTGGTCGCCCTGATTTAGCATTTAATTGTCAGGGAAATGTTTGTCATGTAGTACCAGAACCAAAATAG